The Anopheles merus strain MAF chromosome 2L, AmerM5.1, whole genome shotgun sequence genome has a segment encoding these proteins:
- the LOC121592316 gene encoding transmembrane protease serine 11G-like, with product MLRKVFAVVSVLLVVSAAKVTKLVLDDNYVNRVVGGEVAKNGSAPYQVSLQVPGWGHNCGGSLLNNRWVLTAAHCLVGYEPSDLMVLVGTNSLKEGGELLKVDKLLYHSRYNRPQFHNDIGLMRLEQPVQFSELVQSVEYLEKAVPVNATVRLTGWGRTSTNGNVPTLLQSLNVVTLSNEDCKAKMGNPKNVDLGHVCTLTKAGEGACNGDSGGPLVYEGKLVGVVNFGVPCGRGFPDGFARVSYYHEWVRTTMANNSPFADGVPNRTNSRNSTMLRKVFAVVSVLLVVNAAKVPKLVLDDNYVNRVVGGEVAKNGSAPYQVSLQVPGWGHNCGGSLLNDRWVLTAAHCLVGHAPGDLMVLVGTNSLKEGGELLKVDKLLYHSRYNRPQFHNDIGLVRLEQPVQFSELVQSVEYSEKVVPANATVRLTGWGRTSANGPSPTLLQSLNVVTLSNEDCNKKGGDPGYTDVGHLCTLTKTGEGACNGDSGGPLVYEGKLVGVVNFGVPCALGYPDGFARVSYYHDWVRTTMTNNSK from the exons ATGCTACGTAAGGTCTTTGCTGTTGTCTCGGTACTCCTGGTAGTAAGTGCAGCCAAGGTGACAAAACTGGTGCTGGACGACAACTACGTCAACCGAGTGGTTGGAGGAGAGGTAGCGAAGAACGGTTCGGCCCCGTACCAGGTATCGCTGCAGGTTCCCGGCTGGGGTCACAACTGTGGAGGATCGCTGCTAAACAATCGATGGGTACTGACGGCAGCACACTGTCTGGTCGG CTATGAGCCCAGTGATTTGATGGTACTCGTCGGCACAAACAGTCTCAAGGAGGGAGGCGAACTTCTGAAGGTTGACAAGCTACTGTACCACAGCCGTTACAATCGTCCCCAGTTCCATAATGACATCGGTTTGATGCGGCTGGAGCAACCGGTACAGTTCTCGGAGCTTGTGCAGAGTGTGGAGTACCTGGAGAAGGCGGTCCCGGTCAATGCGACGGTGCGACTGACGGGCTGGGGTCGTACCAGCACTAATGGGAATGTTCCCACGCTACTCCAGAGCCTGAACGTTGTAACGCTGTCGAACGAAGACTGTAAGGCTAAGATGGGCAATCCGAAGAATGTCGACCTGGGACACGTTTGCACACTGACCAAGGCTGGCGAGGGAGCGTGCAAT GGTGATTCCGGCGGCCCACTGGTGTACGAAGGAAAGCTGGTCGGTGTGGTGAACTTTGGCGTTCCGTGCGGTCGCGGATTCCCGGATGGGTTCGCACGTGTCTCCTACTACCATGAGTGGGTTCGCACAACGATGGCTAACAACTCG CCGTTCGCCGACGGTGTACCAAACAGAACCAATTCTCGCAATAGCACCATGCTACGAAAGGTCTTTGCTGTTGTCTCGGTACTCCTAGTAGTAAATGCAGCAAAGGTGCCAAAACTGGTGCTGGATGACAACTACGTCAACCGAGTAGTTGGAGGAGAGGTAGCGAAGAACGGTTCGGCCCCTTACCAGGTATCGCTGCAGGTACCCGGCTGGGGTCACAACTGTGGAGGATCACTGCTAAACGATCGATGGGTACTAACGGCAGCACACTGTCTGGTCGG ACATGCTCCCGGTGATTTGATGGTACTCGTCGGCACAAACAGTCTCAAGGAGGGAGGCGAACTTTTGAAGGTTGACAAGCTGCTGTACCATAGCCGTTACAATCGTCCCCAGTTCCATAATGACATCGGATTGGTGCGACTAGAGCAACCGGTACAGTTCTCGGAGCTTGTGCAGAGTGTGGAGTACTCGGAAAAGGTAGTTCCGGCCAATGCGACGGTGCGATTGACGGGCTGGGGTCGTACTAGTGCAAACGGACCATCACCAACGCTACTGCAGAGCCTGAACGTTGTAACGCTGTCCAACGAGGATTGCAATAAGAAGGGAGGCGATCCAGGCTATACGGATGTTGGACATCTTTGTACGCTGACTAAAACAGGCGAAGGAGCGTGCAAT GGTGACTCTGGTGGCCCACTGGTGTACGAGGGAAAGCTGGTCGGAGTGGTGAACTTTGGCGTTCCCTGTGCTTTAGGATATCCGGACGGTTTTGCCCGTGTCTCGTACTATCATGATTGGGTTCGCACAACGATGACTAACAATTCAAAGTGA
- the LOC121592804 gene encoding uncharacterized protein LOC121592804 has product MSELVSFRPGLRTGPPGNDHDSDDNDFNSVVESENDEPSYPCARSNAAYTSLMLYQESKPYPTPEICDQEKGQLQLQKSEETDQREPTNKQINAELSSFVQKKSFAQNMMDIALLSANTNQLRYVIDLGDKHPYYMTSLMLIIVSLVMQVVVGLSMLYVNRYNMKNRSEIKAASHMNNLSVAGVFMVTLVNVFISTFNGAGAGTPPIPEIGGVVVNVTNTSTAYAIP; this is encoded by the exons ATGTCCGAGCTGGTGAGCTTTCGACCAGGCCTAAGAACGGGCCCTCCTGGGAACGATCACGACAGCGACGACAACGATTTCAACAGTGTAGTGGAATCGGAAAATGACGAACCGAGCTATCCATGCGCTAGAAGCAATGCGGCCTACACCAGCTTAATGCTGTACCAAGAAAGT AAACCATACCCTACCCCGGAGATATGTGACCAGGAAAAGGGACAACTTCAACTGCAGAAAAGTG AAGAAACGGACCAGCGTGAACCCACCAACAAACAA ATTAATGCAGAGCTGAGCAGCTTCGTGCAGAAGAAATCGTTCGCCCAGAACATGATGGACATTGCCCTGCTGTCGGCAAACACGAATCAGCTGCGGTACGTGATCGATCTGGGCGACAAGCATCCATACTACATGACCAGTTTGATGCTGATCATCGTCAGTCTCGTGATGCAGGTAGTCGTTGGCTTATCGATGCTGTACGTGAATAG ATACAACATGAAAAATAGAAGCGAGATAAAGGCAGCCTCGCACATGAACAATCTTTCCGTGGCGGGTGTGTTTATGGTAACGCTGGTCAACGTGTTCATATCCACCTTCAACGGTGCAGGAGCTGGTACACCTCCTATACCGGAAATTGGTGGCGTGGTAGTTAATGTTACAAACACTTCGACAGCATACGCGATACCATGA
- the LOC121593255 gene encoding chymotrypsin-2-like, producing the protein MLRKAFILVSACLVVSAAKLPKLVLDDGYRVVGGEVAKNGSAPYQVSLQIPGHGHNCGGSLLNNRWVLTAAHCIVGHEPSNIQVLVGTNSLKDGGQIYKPDKLFHHNYASPEFRNDIGLIRLKEEVQFSEIVQSIEYSEQVVPANVTVRLTGWGRTSADGSVPTLLQSLNVVTLTNEDCKAKSLYPEHVDVGHLCTLTRTGEGACNGDSGGPLVYEGKLVGVVNFGVPCGLGYPDGFARVSYYHDWIRTTMANDS; encoded by the exons ATGCTTAGGAAAGCGTTCATTCTTGTGTCGGCATGTTTGGTAGTGAGCGCAGCTAAACTACCGAAACTGGTGCTAGACGACGGCTACCGGGTAGTTGGAGGAGAGGTGGCGAAAAATGGATCGGCACCCTATCAAGTGTCGCTGCAGATACCCGGCCACGGTCATAATTGTGGCGGTTCTCTGCTGAACAACCGTTGGGTACTGACGGCAGCACACTGTATTGTTGG TCATGAACCGAGCAACATTCAAGTGCTTGTCGGTACAAACAGTTTGAAGGACGGCGGCCAGATATACAAACCGGATAAATTGTTCCACCACAACTACGCTAGTCCCGAGTTCCGCAACGATATCGGTTTGATACGTCTGAAGGAGGAGGTACAGTTTTCGGAGATTGTGCAAAGCATCGAATACTCGGAACAGGTTGTCCCGGCGAACGTTACCGTACGGTTGACGGGCTGGGGACGCACCAGTGCTGACGGAAGTGTGCCAACGCTGCTGCAGAGCCTGAACGTGGTGACGCTCACGAATGAAGACTGCAAGGCTAAGAGCCTTTACCCCGAACATGTCGACGTGGGGCACCTTTGCACGCTGACCCGGACTGGAGAGGGCGCTTGCAAT GGTGACTCCGGTGGTCCGTTGGTGTACGAGGGAAAGTTGGTCGGAGTGGTGAACTTTGGCGTTCCGTGCGGGCTCGGATATCCGGATGGGTTTGCGCGCGTCTCCTACTACCACGATTGGATTCGCACAACGATGGCCAACGATTCGTAA
- the LOC121594463 gene encoding uncharacterized protein LOC121594463, with translation MNCSCAAERCPHLQYLRTLLENSTKEQIPYASRQTSTSENATVWQRWKPCVMQTIKLSGCVLETVMLLWVTLTRICLQIWLKLLDANRSALALFLFFTVSLICSILGSVHAAVSR, from the exons atGAACTGTTCCTGTGCGGCGGAACGTTGTCCGCATCTGCAGTACCTGCGGACGCTGCTCGAGAACAGCACCAAGGAGCAGATCCCGTACGCGAGCCGGCAAACGTCGACGTCGGAAAATGCAACCGTCTGGCAGCGCTGGAAACCGTGCGTCATGCAGACGATCAAACTTTCCGGCTGTGTGCTCGAAACCGTGATGCTGCTGTGGGTGACCCTCACGCGCATTTGCCTTCAAATCTGGCTCAAGCTGCTGGATGCAAATCG ATCCGCTCTGGCACTGTTCCTGTTCTTCACCGTCTCGTTGATCTGCTCGATACTGGGTAGCGTGCACGCGGCAGTGTCAAGGTAA